One Curtobacterium sp. BH-2-1-1 genomic region harbors:
- a CDS encoding thioredoxin family protein: protein MTVAAAVAVLVGVLALATVIGLLLRARTGRARPTRTKDTRTTTTDPTTADLAPAEAFGTEATLVQFSTPTCARCPATRRQLDTLAAEHPGVTRLEIDLAERPELARRFAVMQTPTVLLLDRGRAVHTRFGGPPRPAELTAALDAVLPAPTAAAPATTPGDESP from the coding sequence ATGACCGTCGCCGCAGCAGTCGCCGTCCTCGTGGGAGTCCTCGCACTCGCCACAGTTATCGGCCTGCTCCTGCGCGCCCGGACCGGCCGAGCCCGCCCCACGCGGACGAAGGACACCCGCACCACCACCACCGATCCGACGACCGCCGACCTCGCCCCCGCCGAGGCCTTCGGCACCGAGGCCACCCTCGTCCAGTTCTCCACGCCGACCTGCGCCCGCTGCCCGGCCACCCGTCGCCAGCTCGACACCCTCGCCGCCGAGCACCCCGGAGTCACCCGTCTCGAGATCGACCTCGCGGAACGCCCCGAGCTCGCCCGACGCTTCGCCGTCATGCAGACCCCCACGGTCCTGCTCCTCGACCGAGGCCGCGCGGTGCACACCCGGTTCGGCGGTCCGCCACGACCCGCCGAGCTCACCGCAGCCCTCGACGCCGTCCTGCCAGCACCAACAGCAGCAGCACCAGCAACGACTCCCGGAGACGAGTCCCCATGA
- a CDS encoding cysteine hydrolase family protein, with protein sequence MGTALLVMDYQNSIVERLGTDEALAAATAAVSAARERGIPVVFVRVAFRPGAPEAARTNKMFGGMRERIGSQTPGSTDVHSAFGVGDDDLVVTKLRVSAFAGSDLEVLLRGLEVRDLVLAGIATSGVVLSTLRQAADLDFGLTVLSDACADGDAEVHRVLTEKVFPRQAEVVTVAEWTASL encoded by the coding sequence GTGGGCACCGCACTCCTCGTCATGGACTACCAGAACAGCATCGTCGAACGACTCGGCACGGACGAGGCCCTGGCTGCAGCGACGGCAGCGGTCTCGGCCGCCCGGGAGCGCGGCATCCCCGTGGTCTTCGTCCGCGTGGCGTTCCGGCCGGGCGCCCCCGAGGCCGCGCGCACGAACAAGATGTTCGGCGGGATGCGGGAGCGCATCGGGTCCCAGACTCCGGGGTCGACCGACGTGCACAGCGCGTTCGGGGTCGGGGACGACGACCTCGTCGTGACGAAGCTCCGCGTCAGTGCCTTCGCCGGGTCCGACCTCGAGGTGCTGCTCCGCGGCCTCGAGGTCCGCGACCTCGTGCTCGCCGGGATCGCCACGAGCGGCGTCGTCCTCTCGACGCTGCGCCAGGCGGCCGACCTCGACTTCGGGCTGACGGTCCTCTCGGACGCATGTGCCGACGGCGACGCGGAGGTCCACCGAGTCCTCACCGAGAAGGTGTTCCCGCGGCAGGCCGAGGTCGTCACCGTCGCCGAGTGGACCGCCTCGCTCTGA
- a CDS encoding DUF4395 domain-containing protein: MTATNDPARGIDPRSPRFGAAITTVLLAATVVLTLIPTTWPIGIALLAVIVVLFAIGGIAGIRRHPYGALFRRLVRPKLGPPAELEAPEPPTFAQQVGLVITALALVLALVWVPYAAPVGAAIALVAAFLNAVFDVCIGCLLYVWLVRAGVFRQRSAV; encoded by the coding sequence ATGACCGCCACGAACGACCCCGCCCGCGGCATCGACCCCCGTTCCCCGAGGTTCGGCGCCGCCATCACGACCGTCCTCCTCGCGGCGACGGTCGTCCTCACCCTGATCCCCACGACGTGGCCGATCGGTATCGCACTGCTCGCCGTCATCGTCGTGCTCTTCGCCATCGGCGGCATCGCCGGCATCCGCCGCCACCCCTACGGCGCGTTGTTCCGGCGGCTCGTCCGCCCGAAGCTCGGCCCGCCCGCCGAGCTCGAGGCCCCGGAACCCCCGACCTTCGCCCAGCAGGTCGGCCTCGTCATCACGGCCCTCGCCCTCGTGCTCGCGCTCGTCTGGGTCCCGTACGCGGCCCCCGTCGGTGCGGCGATCGCGCTCGTCGCCGCGTTCCTCAACGCCGTCTTCGACGTCTGCATCGGCTGCCTCCTCTACGTGTGGCTGGTCCGCGCAGGCGTCTTCCGGCAGCGATCCGCGGTCTGA
- a CDS encoding HNH endonuclease family protein, translating into MTSRRRRTRTRTSLTSVLVVLALAVGGYALHTAGIIAPDAEAAPATTSAPTGTDAPTIETEPGAPGTTRASRTDAPSATTAPSATDADAATAATARAELAALPVKGKAPATGYDRVGDFGTAWLDVDRNGCDTRNDVLARDLSATTRQGPCRVLTGTLVSPYTGATIGFVRGETTSTLVQIDHVVALENAWRTGAQQLSQRERESLANDPANLFAVDQHSNAQKRSGDAATWLPADKSFRCTYIEHQVAVKTKYRLWVAPAEHDAMVRILRTC; encoded by the coding sequence ATGACGTCCCGCCGACGCCGCACCCGCACCCGCACCAGCCTCACGTCCGTCCTCGTCGTCCTCGCACTCGCCGTCGGCGGGTACGCCCTGCACACCGCGGGCATCATCGCGCCCGACGCCGAAGCCGCACCGGCGACGACCAGCGCGCCCACGGGGACCGACGCCCCCACCATCGAGACGGAACCGGGCGCGCCGGGGACGACCCGCGCCTCCCGAACCGACGCGCCGAGCGCGACGACCGCGCCGAGCGCGACCGACGCCGACGCCGCAACAGCAGCCACCGCGCGGGCCGAACTCGCCGCCCTGCCGGTCAAGGGCAAGGCCCCCGCCACCGGGTACGACCGGGTCGGTGATTTCGGCACCGCGTGGCTCGACGTCGACCGGAACGGCTGTGACACGCGGAACGACGTGCTGGCGCGGGACCTCTCGGCGACCACTCGCCAGGGCCCCTGCCGGGTGCTCACCGGGACGCTCGTGTCGCCGTACACCGGGGCGACGATCGGCTTCGTGCGCGGCGAGACGACCTCCACCCTCGTGCAGATCGACCACGTCGTCGCGCTCGAGAACGCCTGGCGGACCGGGGCCCAGCAGCTCTCGCAGCGTGAGCGGGAGTCACTCGCCAACGATCCGGCGAACCTGTTCGCAGTGGACCAGCACTCGAACGCGCAGAAGCGTTCCGGCGACGCCGCGACCTGGCTGCCGGCGGACAAGTCGTTCCGGTGCACGTACATCGAGCACCAGGTGGCGGTGAAGACGAAGTACCGCCTGTGGGTGGCCCCGGCCGAGCACGACGCGATGGTGCGGATCCTGCGGACCTGCTGA
- a CDS encoding DUF1653 domain-containing protein — MVDDVTPGRYRHFKGGEYEVVLVARDVETEEPVVVYQALYGERGHWVRSLADFTAWVSRDGYEGPRFVRTDGVGGRA; from the coding sequence ATGGTCGACGATGTGACGCCTGGACGGTACCGGCACTTCAAGGGCGGCGAGTACGAGGTGGTGCTCGTGGCGCGGGACGTCGAGACCGAGGAGCCGGTGGTCGTCTACCAGGCGCTGTACGGGGAGCGCGGGCACTGGGTGCGGTCGCTCGCGGACTTCACGGCGTGGGTGTCGCGTGACGGGTATGAGGGTCCGCGCTTCGTGCGGACGGACGGTGTCGGCGGGCGGGCCTAG
- a CDS encoding SseB family protein produces the protein MSTNDQTGSAFGRGVDKTPPTAAAELRRRMATSPAGFLRSAAWVPWRPADAPDGGSVAHVVIREKPFVPVFTDPAELAAGLPDTEGRPVSMSELVTALPEEFGIVVDPTSAAEANFLHADVLAGMRAQMQSGVQLDEDPDQG, from the coding sequence ATGAGCACCAACGACCAGACCGGATCCGCCTTCGGCCGCGGCGTCGACAAGACCCCGCCGACCGCCGCCGCCGAACTCCGGCGGCGCATGGCGACCTCGCCGGCCGGCTTCCTCCGCAGCGCCGCGTGGGTGCCGTGGCGACCCGCGGACGCTCCGGACGGCGGAAGCGTCGCGCACGTGGTCATCCGCGAGAAGCCGTTCGTCCCGGTGTTCACCGACCCCGCCGAACTCGCCGCCGGCCTGCCCGACACCGAGGGCCGTCCGGTGTCGATGTCCGAGCTCGTGACGGCGCTGCCGGAGGAGTTCGGCATCGTGGTCGACCCCACGAGTGCCGCCGAGGCGAACTTCCTGCACGCCGACGTCCTCGCGGGCATGCGCGCGCAGATGCAGAGCGGTGTCCAGCTCGACGAGGACCCCGACCAGGGCTGA
- a CDS encoding SDR family oxidoreductase — protein MTATSSPTARFSDRVVLITGGGSGLGRATAVRLAAEGAKLSLVDVSAEGLEASKAAVLETTPDAEVLTTVADVSNEAQVEAYVTATTERFGRIDGFFNNAGIEGKQNPTESFTAAEFDKVVSINLRGVFLGLEKVLKIMREQGSGMVVNTASVGGIRGIGNQSGYAAAKHGVVGLTRNSAIEYGRYGIRINAIAPGAIWTPMVENSMKQLDPENPRKAAEEFIQVNPSKRYGEAPEIAAVVAFLLSDDASYVNATVVPIDGGQSAAY, from the coding sequence ATGACCGCAACCAGCTCCCCCACGGCACGCTTCAGCGACCGCGTCGTCCTCATCACCGGCGGCGGCTCCGGCCTCGGCCGTGCGACCGCCGTCCGTCTCGCCGCCGAGGGCGCGAAGCTGTCCCTCGTCGACGTCTCCGCCGAGGGACTCGAGGCCTCGAAGGCCGCCGTGCTCGAGACCACTCCCGACGCCGAGGTCCTCACCACCGTCGCCGACGTCTCGAACGAGGCCCAGGTCGAGGCCTACGTCACCGCCACCACCGAGCGCTTCGGCCGCATCGACGGCTTCTTCAACAACGCCGGCATCGAAGGCAAGCAGAACCCGACCGAGTCGTTCACCGCCGCCGAGTTCGACAAGGTCGTCTCGATCAACCTGCGCGGTGTGTTCCTCGGCCTCGAGAAGGTCCTGAAGATCATGCGCGAGCAGGGCTCCGGCATGGTCGTCAACACGGCGAGCGTCGGCGGCATCCGCGGCATCGGCAACCAGTCCGGCTACGCCGCCGCCAAGCACGGGGTCGTCGGTCTCACCCGCAACTCCGCCATCGAGTACGGCCGCTACGGCATCCGCATCAACGCCATCGCCCCCGGCGCGATCTGGACGCCGATGGTCGAGAACTCGATGAAGCAGCTCGACCCGGAGAACCCCCGCAAGGCCGCCGAGGAGTTCATCCAGGTCAACCCTTCCAAGCGCTACGGCGAGGCGCCCGAGATCGCCGCCGTGGTGGCCTTCCTGCTGTCCGACGACGCCTCGTACGTCAACGCCACGGTCGTCCCGATCGACGGCGGGCAGTCCGCCGCGTACTGA
- a CDS encoding GPP34 family phosphoprotein, translated as MAEQLTVPQAFALLQIESDGRKSTDVQTLDAGLAGAVLADLALRGVVSLQDGFVTVVNGAATGDPVLDGVVGTIAAADKPRKAKWWITRIGKRPLRDDVFAGLIARGLITLEQGKTLGIFPTTKYPERDGGPEALLRAGIGDVLAGRAEPTPFAAAVIGLLDATSTLRKQFGKVDRALVKEVTSGGWASPAVKAVLEDIQTAAIMATVAASTAATTATISSS; from the coding sequence ATGGCTGAGCAACTCACGGTCCCGCAGGCGTTCGCGCTCCTCCAGATCGAGTCCGACGGGCGGAAGTCCACGGACGTACAGACCCTCGACGCCGGGCTCGCCGGTGCCGTCCTCGCGGACCTCGCCCTGCGCGGCGTCGTCTCGCTGCAGGACGGCTTCGTCACCGTCGTGAACGGTGCGGCCACCGGCGACCCGGTCCTCGACGGCGTCGTCGGCACCATCGCGGCCGCCGACAAGCCCCGCAAGGCGAAGTGGTGGATCACCCGCATCGGCAAGCGACCGCTGCGGGACGACGTGTTCGCCGGGCTCATCGCACGTGGCCTCATCACGCTCGAACAGGGCAAGACGCTCGGCATCTTCCCCACGACGAAGTACCCGGAGCGCGACGGTGGCCCCGAGGCGCTCCTCCGCGCCGGCATCGGCGACGTCCTCGCCGGGCGCGCCGAACCCACGCCGTTCGCCGCCGCCGTCATCGGCCTGCTCGACGCGACCAGCACGCTCCGCAAGCAGTTCGGCAAGGTCGACCGGGCCCTCGTGAAGGAGGTCACCTCGGGCGGCTGGGCCAGCCCCGCGGTCAAGGCCGTGCTCGAGGACATCCAGACGGCGGCGATCATGGCGACGGTGGCGGCGAGCACCGCGGCGACGACGGCGACGATCTCCTCGAGCTGA
- a CDS encoding TMEM175 family protein, whose amino-acid sequence MTEPARTERGLDRLVNFSDATVAIAITILILPLVDLAGELSGGRGAGDLLQEHWPALLEFFITFWVIARFWTLHHQVFEHVRSYNIRVMQLNFVWLVSIAFLPFAANLLNTEVEGDRVAHALYLGSMVVTSLTLTAIEWELRRSPELLSSPLGDWRKGPIAAVLLALALVLSMIFPSIGLYWVLLLVLQGTLGRLLPKPRT is encoded by the coding sequence ATGACCGAGCCGGCACGCACCGAACGTGGCCTCGACCGCCTCGTGAACTTCTCCGACGCGACCGTCGCCATCGCGATCACGATCCTGATCCTCCCGCTCGTCGACCTGGCCGGCGAACTCAGCGGGGGTCGGGGCGCCGGAGACCTCCTGCAGGAGCACTGGCCGGCGCTCCTCGAGTTCTTCATCACGTTCTGGGTCATCGCCCGCTTCTGGACGCTGCACCACCAGGTGTTCGAGCACGTCCGCTCGTACAACATCCGCGTGATGCAGCTCAACTTCGTGTGGCTCGTGAGCATCGCGTTCCTGCCCTTCGCCGCGAACCTGCTCAACACCGAGGTCGAGGGCGACCGGGTCGCACACGCCCTCTACCTGGGCAGCATGGTCGTGACGAGCCTCACGCTGACTGCGATCGAGTGGGAGCTCCGCCGTTCCCCGGAGCTGCTGTCCTCGCCGCTCGGCGACTGGCGGAAGGGTCCGATCGCCGCCGTGCTGCTCGCCCTCGCGCTCGTCCTCTCGATGATCTTCCCGTCGATCGGCCTGTACTGGGTGCTCCTCCTGGTCCTGCAGGGCACGCTGGGCCGACTGCTGCCGAAGCCCCGCACCTGA
- a CDS encoding aldo/keto reductase: protein MTDYANPSVSVTGGSMPLLGFGTWQIPDAEAPAAVGEALAAGYRHIDTATGYRNQRGVGKAVAESGLARDDVFVTTKLPPDNADRVRETIEESLDQLGLDHLDLWLVHWPPNGEARPDVWEQVVQAQSDGLTKAVGVSNYSLTQIDEITSATGTAPAVNQIKWSPVEFDRAVADGLASRGVVLEGYSPFKASNLQDPTLVDIATAHDADSAQVIVAWHVAHGFVVIPKSSNPERIRSNAAGARIELSSDEVAAIDALAR from the coding sequence ATGACCGATTACGCGAACCCGTCCGTGTCCGTCACCGGTGGGTCGATGCCGCTCCTCGGCTTCGGCACCTGGCAGATCCCTGACGCCGAGGCGCCCGCCGCCGTCGGCGAAGCACTGGCGGCCGGGTACCGCCACATCGACACCGCCACCGGGTACCGCAACCAGCGCGGCGTCGGGAAGGCCGTCGCCGAGTCCGGACTCGCCCGCGACGACGTCTTCGTGACGACCAAGCTGCCGCCGGACAACGCCGACCGCGTGCGGGAGACCATCGAGGAGAGCCTCGACCAGCTCGGCCTCGACCACCTCGACCTCTGGCTCGTGCACTGGCCGCCGAACGGCGAGGCACGCCCGGACGTGTGGGAGCAGGTCGTCCAGGCGCAGTCCGACGGCCTCACGAAGGCGGTCGGGGTGAGCAACTACTCCCTCACGCAGATCGACGAGATCACCTCTGCCACGGGGACTGCCCCGGCCGTGAACCAGATCAAGTGGAGCCCCGTCGAGTTCGACCGCGCCGTGGCCGACGGGCTCGCGTCCCGCGGGGTCGTCCTCGAGGGCTACAGCCCCTTCAAGGCGAGCAACCTGCAGGACCCGACGCTCGTCGACATCGCGACCGCACACGACGCGGACAGCGCGCAGGTCATCGTTGCCTGGCACGTCGCGCACGGGTTCGTCGTCATCCCGAAGTCGTCGAACCCCGAGCGCATCCGGTCGAACGCCGCCGGTGCCCGGATCGAGCTGTCGTCCGACGAGGTCGCCGCGATCGACGCCCTCGCCCGCTGA
- a CDS encoding TM0106 family RecB-like putative nuclease: MQIGGDGQVLLSPSDLSTWAACEWAFLRRMDVKLGRGEPLPESHDDMLERTARLGDQHELDYLAILKDTRDVVEFDRPAPAEYPSAAAAALDAMRTGADVLYQPTFFAPPTAGAPGFIGFADFIMRNERGRYEVYDTKLARHAKISALLQLAAYAEQMQAHGIPTGEQVHLVLGDRTTTTHDLADIAPVYRTQRAELQRVIAERLTETEPLQWADPRYSSCGRCDVCTTQVAEHRDLVLVAGMRLDQRTKLIRQGVRTIDELADRTTAVPGLPRGTQARLVRQARLQVDTEHARTAADGAQATGTTKPLFEVLDARALDAIPTPDPGDVFFDFEGDPLHTEDGVHWGLDYLFGLVDPDARFTAFWAHTIRDERQALLDFLAFIEVRRQQYPGMHIYHYAAYERTHLLSLAARHGVGEEAVDDLLRAGVLVDLYPIVRKALVVGSRSYSIKKLEPLYMGSDLRLSDVTNAADSITAYVDAIEELRNGDAVAGQHMLDEVADYNAYDCRSTLRLRDWLLSLRATARASSSAPVAAEPDELLPPIPVDREPNPVYTALAAQLDGVDALDRTPDQTALALAAAAIDYHRREAKTFWQDHFDRLRNPVDEWADTRDVLVVERASVERDWDTLPRARSQSREIRLSGTLAPGSRLRPGGTPHLVYDDPLPPSIAAPAPGSKGASARAVVLDAFEDGDGFEVLMKESLPVGGSPHEDFPAALAPAAPPRAKPQPEAIAEWGQAVLDALPAMLPDPALDLLRRVPPRGPIVPVQGDDTVSAVVATLLGLDRSYLAIQGPPGTGKTYVGSNVVARLVREYGWRVGVVGQSHATSENFLASVVQAGVPADRVVKVPRAGADPDDVESAPWTPVKNNAAVAAFLSSCAETGTGGVVGGTAWTFANEGTIPRRSLDLLVVDEAGQFSLAPTIASSIAATRLLLLGDPQQLPQVSQGSHPEPVDESALGWLADGQHVLPEAFGYFLARTRRMEPALTASVSALSYDGQLASMVSGRHLDGIGAGVHPEPIVHAGNTTSSAEEAARVVALAQDVVGRRWVDGDTERVLTDEDVIVVAPYNAQGAVIRDALDRAGLRGTQVGTVDLFQGREAVVSIVSLAASSAADIPRGLDFLLMPNRLNVALSRAKWAAYLVYSPALATGLPPSIAGLSLLSRFIELVEPGPSGR; encoded by the coding sequence ATGCAGATCGGCGGCGACGGGCAGGTCCTGCTCAGCCCGAGCGACCTCTCGACGTGGGCGGCCTGCGAGTGGGCGTTCCTCCGGCGCATGGACGTGAAGCTCGGCCGGGGCGAGCCCCTGCCCGAGTCGCACGACGACATGCTCGAGCGCACCGCACGCCTGGGGGACCAGCACGAGCTCGACTACCTCGCCATCCTGAAGGACACGCGGGACGTCGTCGAGTTCGACCGACCGGCGCCGGCCGAGTACCCGTCGGCAGCGGCGGCCGCGCTGGACGCGATGCGCACCGGCGCGGACGTCCTCTACCAACCGACCTTCTTCGCGCCGCCGACGGCAGGGGCGCCCGGCTTCATCGGCTTCGCGGACTTCATCATGCGGAACGAGCGCGGCCGGTACGAGGTGTACGACACCAAGCTCGCGCGCCACGCCAAGATCAGCGCCCTGCTGCAGCTGGCCGCGTACGCCGAGCAGATGCAGGCGCACGGCATCCCCACCGGCGAGCAGGTCCACCTCGTGCTCGGCGACCGGACGACCACCACGCACGACCTCGCCGACATCGCGCCGGTGTACCGGACGCAGCGCGCCGAGCTGCAGCGGGTGATCGCTGAGCGCCTGACCGAGACCGAGCCGCTGCAGTGGGCCGACCCGCGGTACTCGTCGTGCGGCCGGTGCGACGTGTGCACGACACAGGTCGCCGAGCACCGTGACCTGGTCCTCGTCGCGGGCATGCGACTCGACCAGCGGACGAAGCTCATCCGGCAGGGGGTGCGGACGATCGACGAGCTGGCTGACCGGACCACGGCCGTGCCCGGTCTCCCGCGCGGGACGCAAGCGCGGCTGGTGCGTCAGGCGCGCCTCCAGGTCGACACCGAGCACGCGCGGACCGCAGCCGACGGTGCCCAGGCGACCGGGACGACCAAGCCGCTCTTCGAGGTGCTCGACGCCCGCGCGCTCGACGCGATCCCGACGCCGGACCCGGGCGACGTGTTCTTCGACTTCGAGGGGGACCCGCTCCACACCGAGGACGGCGTCCACTGGGGACTCGACTACCTGTTCGGGCTCGTCGACCCCGATGCACGCTTCACGGCGTTCTGGGCGCACACGATCCGCGACGAGCGCCAGGCGCTGCTGGACTTCCTCGCCTTCATCGAGGTTCGGCGGCAGCAGTACCCGGGGATGCACATCTACCACTACGCGGCGTACGAGCGGACGCACCTGCTGTCCCTCGCTGCCCGGCACGGCGTCGGGGAAGAAGCCGTCGACGACCTGCTCCGCGCCGGGGTCCTCGTCGACCTGTACCCGATCGTGCGCAAGGCGCTCGTGGTCGGCAGCCGCAGCTACTCCATCAAGAAGCTCGAGCCGCTCTACATGGGTTCGGACCTGCGGCTCAGCGATGTGACGAACGCGGCGGACAGCATCACGGCGTACGTCGACGCGATCGAGGAGCTCCGGAACGGCGACGCCGTCGCCGGGCAGCACATGCTCGACGAGGTCGCCGACTACAACGCCTACGACTGCCGGTCGACCCTCCGTCTGCGCGACTGGCTCCTGTCGCTCCGAGCGACAGCTCGCGCGTCCTCGTCCGCGCCCGTCGCTGCCGAGCCGGACGAACTCCTCCCGCCGATCCCGGTCGACCGCGAACCGAACCCCGTGTACACGGCGCTCGCCGCGCAGCTCGACGGGGTCGACGCCCTCGACCGGACGCCCGACCAGACGGCGTTGGCGCTCGCCGCAGCCGCGATCGACTACCACCGGCGCGAGGCGAAGACCTTCTGGCAGGACCACTTCGACCGCCTGCGGAACCCGGTGGACGAGTGGGCGGACACCCGCGACGTGCTGGTCGTCGAGCGGGCGTCGGTCGAGCGCGACTGGGACACGCTGCCGCGCGCCCGGTCGCAGTCCCGAGAGATCCGGCTGTCGGGGACGCTCGCGCCCGGTTCGCGGCTCCGTCCAGGAGGCACGCCCCACCTCGTCTACGACGACCCGCTCCCGCCGTCGATCGCCGCTCCGGCGCCGGGTTCGAAGGGCGCGTCGGCCCGCGCGGTCGTGCTGGACGCGTTCGAGGACGGTGACGGCTTCGAGGTGCTCATGAAGGAGAGCCTGCCGGTCGGCGGCTCGCCGCACGAGGACTTCCCGGCCGCCCTCGCGCCGGCAGCACCACCGCGAGCGAAGCCCCAGCCCGAGGCGATCGCGGAGTGGGGACAGGCGGTCCTCGACGCCCTGCCCGCGATGCTGCCCGATCCGGCGCTCGACCTCCTCCGCCGGGTCCCGCCGCGGGGGCCGATCGTGCCCGTGCAGGGGGACGACACGGTGTCGGCCGTGGTCGCGACGCTGCTCGGCCTCGACCGGTCGTACTTGGCGATCCAAGGCCCTCCGGGGACGGGCAAGACGTACGTCGGGTCGAACGTCGTCGCGCGGCTGGTGCGCGAGTACGGCTGGCGCGTCGGGGTCGTCGGGCAGTCGCACGCGACCTCGGAGAACTTCCTGGCGTCGGTCGTGCAGGCCGGGGTGCCCGCCGACCGCGTGGTGAAGGTGCCCCGGGCGGGAGCGGACCCGGACGACGTCGAGTCGGCACCGTGGACGCCCGTGAAGAACAACGCCGCCGTGGCTGCGTTCCTGTCGTCCTGCGCCGAGACCGGCACGGGCGGGGTCGTCGGCGGGACCGCGTGGACCTTCGCGAACGAGGGCACGATCCCGCGCCGCTCCCTCGACCTGCTCGTGGTGGACGAGGCCGGGCAGTTCTCCCTCGCGCCGACGATCGCGTCCTCGATCGCCGCGACGCGCCTGCTCCTCCTCGGGGACCCGCAGCAGCTGCCGCAGGTGTCGCAGGGGTCCCACCCGGAGCCCGTCGACGAGTCGGCGCTCGGCTGGCTCGCCGACGGCCAACACGTGCTGCCGGAGGCGTTCGGCTACTTCCTGGCGCGGACCCGGCGGATGGAGCCGGCACTCACGGCGTCGGTGTCGGCGCTGTCCTACGACGGGCAGCTCGCGTCGATGGTGTCCGGGCGACACCTCGACGGCATCGGCGCGGGCGTCCACCCGGAGCCGATCGTGCACGCCGGCAACACCACGTCCTCGGCGGAGGAAGCGGCTCGGGTCGTCGCCCTCGCGCAGGACGTCGTCGGTCGGCGGTGGGTGGACGGTGACACCGAACGCGTGCTCACGGACGAGGACGTGATCGTCGTCGCGCCGTACAACGCCCAGGGAGCGGTGATCCGTGACGCCCTGGACCGTGCAGGACTGCGGGGGACGCAGGTCGGCACGGTGGACCTGTTCCAGGGGCGCGAGGCCGTCGTGTCGATCGTGTCGCTCGCGGCGTCGAGCGCAGCCGACATCCCGCGTGGGCTCGACTTCCTGCTCATGCCGAACCGGTTGAACGTGGCGTTGTCGCGGGCGAAGTGGGCGGCGTACCTCGTGTACTCGCCGGCGCTGGCGACGGGCCTGCCGCCCTCGATCGCCGGGCTGTCGCTGCTGTCCCGGTTCATCGAGCTCGTCGAGCCGGGTCCGAGCGGCCGCTAG